CAGTTTATCAAACTAAGAAAGCAGGCCCCGCCCCCGTTAGCTgctgacaacaacaaaactaaCTGAGGAACAGGAGAAAACCACCGAAACAGTGGATatggttgaaaaaaaaaaataaaaagcattttgtaaACCACTCAGGGGGCTGGGTGCATAGctgctcttttatttttctttattattttgtattttgtatttattatctCATACTATACACAATACTAATAAAATACTAACTTACAGGATCAGTTTTAGTTATTCGTTTATGTTTTCTGAAAAATGAATATCAATATATagcaggtgtgtttttttttagctctaAAATATCAGTAGTAGACAGTAGACAGTAGTCCCAGTCACCTTCAGCCTTGAGCTGGGATAGGACAGTTCAGCAATGCACAGAGCCAATAAAAACTCTTCACAGCCTGTCAAAATCCCAACTATTTGTCTCACTACACCCTGGAAATGAAAAGTAAGTACATCAAACTTTATTTCCAGCTGTATTTAGACATTATAAACCTCAACATCAAAGTgaaatttttttataattcagaACAATTAGCGCAATTTTATTGGTAAAACACTAGGTCTGGATAAGTGATCAGCCCCCTACATTAACCATTATAAACCGGTTCAGGTACAATCAATCACCTTCCAGATCACACACCAGGATAACTGGGCCCCACCAGACAATAACTGCAGTGGTTTTGATTACTTCAGAATAAAACCAGCTGTACCTTCAGGAATCCACTTCTAGTAGTACCTGATAACTCCAAGAATACACCATGGTTAAAAAGGTGCTTTCAGGGGGCTTCAGGATAAAGTTGTGGAAAGGCACAAGTTAGGAGAAGACTACAAAAATCTCTCTTTAACAGAGTACCTTTCAGAGCATTACTAACAAGTGGACTGTGTACGGCATCACCAACACCATGCCTACATCAGGTCCTTACAAACTAGGTGTTGGGATTAAATCCTCAGAGCCAGTGTCAAGCCCCAcccacactactgcattttggttctaaaacagagaccttttgctacgtttgcacctaccgtccagactaaaacggcggaaaaaaacacctaaaaagGAGAAGTGTGGAAATGGCGGCGACcccgtatttgttttaaaactccaggTAGTGTTCTAACGGCTGTAGAAACGATAACGaagacgctcacgtttggctctctgattgggtcttataagtcatgcaaagcagaaacacgatgctactgacagagtttttgatttggtatttttattaaaatatttcataccgtgcaaataacacttacagcctacacttgtactgtgcatgtcgctttatttactttgtgacgACTTCCAGTCTGTCAcagccgcttttaactcccgtattacattcagtaacagtcccagctcgttattagtgcatgcaaaaaaaataaaaaatctgctGTGGTTCTTTGtctctatttctttattctttcattgaatcttctgtaactacagaacagaccatctgcttcatgtttacaccggcacacgcaagcccagtgtacgtgaacggccaacAGATGTGCGTTTAAagttgttttaatgtagaaTGGAGATCACCTCTGATACGCGGCtgaaacgctggtgtggacacggacacggacacacacacacacacacacacacacacacatcatattcgttttaaaactccatttttaaacaaaaacgcTGCAGTGGACCCTGGGTCCCTCCTGTGCACCATGTGGCTGGACTGTgtaggcagttcctggatgacaAAGGCATTGATGCCACTGACTGGCCCtcacgttccccagacctgaatccagaTGAGAACCTCTAGGGTGTTATGCATCATGCATCCGACGCTGCCAAGTAGCGCCATAGACTGCGTAGGAGCTCAGAcctgatccaggtctgggaggagatccctcaggacaCCATCTGGCGTCTCATCAGGAATATGCCCAGATGGGCCGTACACACTGctgagtcacattatgagtTTCCCAGATGAAAGTCACACAGGTTGGATCAGCCTGAGAACTTCATTACTTCCCCCTGAACTACACTATATGGCCAGAAGTATGAACACATCCAAACATTATAGCCATAGCTGAACAAGACCAGATGTACTCCAAAGTATGTGAATAGTACTGCCTCACACTACATTTACACTTTCAattagactaaatgaaaaatcaaaTCACATCCTTCCAGCCATGACAACAATCATCATATACGTCCAAAGGATCCTGCTCTATTATGCACATAATAGATCAATTTCTAGTAAAACCataagcagtggttctcaaacatcTGTTCACTTTATTGATcatttattgaacatgttaTATTGGtattagaagaagaagatatatttttatacttatTAATTAAAAAGGGGAAACTCAatattttcactctgttattatttacacacatgtcagaaagacacacatgcacaaacaggacccatagcaacacagagatgtcagagtgagggggctgccactgGACCGGTGACCCTCcggttcccagcctaatccttacggactgagctactggtgcCCCAAATTGAGGAAAGCCCAGTCCTAATCTCAAACCAACATAAGATTTTTCCTTGTTGCCAGGGATCCATCCATTTTACTTCACAAAGCTTGTGTAAGAACTAGTAGGTTCTCCATTCAAACACAGCAGGAACAAGGTGACAGTGAAGCATGCTGTCGTTCACAGTTTCCTACTAGTTAGGTGTGAGGGGGCAAGTCAAGTAGCTCGTGTCTTACCTCCATGCTCAGCAAACTTTGGGTTACCCAGGATCTGTTTGCAGAACTTCAGGCCGTTTCTGTACTGCTTGTGCTCGTAACATCTCTGCAACAAAAGCGAGAGCAAACTTTACATCAGGCATCTGAGGGGCCAGCAGCCTGTCATTCTCCGCTGCACTAATCCTCAGAGAGCCGGGTTAAAAGTGAATGAAAAGGACATTATTGCCAGTGTGCTGAATGCAAACGCAGTGTtccagtgagcagcagaaaTACCAGCGTCTTCCTGCTGAGAGCAGCCAAGCATCTATACACCAAACACTGCCTCCTTGGTAGAGGGCACTGAGATAAATGGAAGCAGCAGCACTTGATGATGGAGGGCTGTTGATGAGATGTAATCAGACAAGCAGCCAGACGGATGTGCCTGGCTCAGAGCCCCGCCAGCGGAAATCCTGCCAACTCCACTACAATAAGTGCACTCAAGTTAGACAGACCTCCGGATGCCCAGGAGTAGTATTAATAGTATAAATTGTTAGTACTGTAGTCACACTGTGCAAGCTAGCTGCAGTCAATGACACAATAGTTAGACTTTACTTTTGGCGTGTTTGATAAGGGGGATTTAAATGTGACTTTAAATGATTTAGTAACCAACTCGCTCTTTTCTATCCGTGGCATGTTGTGAAGAAGAAAGTTAACTGTTACAATTCCAAATTAGTAAATGAAATTTGGCTCGAAAAGTACCCTGCAGGTGCTGGGGCTAACGTTAAGTTTACTGTGTGCTGAACTACTTTGATCGCATGTACGGGACAAATTTTGGTTAACCTTATTGACAGCGCAGCCGAATAAGTTACGTTTAGCGATGAACTAGAAAGCTAACTCAACTCTCCACCTAGGTTGTGTGTGATTCTCATGTGTCAGGCAGCTTTGTCACTGATATACTTTGGATGTGTTGTAAGGCCAAAGCATAACTTAGGACACCACATGACTGGTTGCTAACCAGCTAACGTTATACTGTTTACTTAAATGCTTTGTTTCAACTTACACTTCTTAACAAAGTCGAGGTTATTACAATGCGTTTGGTGTAACGTTACTGAATATTTTGGTTAATCCACTAGCAGCTCCCTGGCTACTTGCTCTGACTGCTGCAACTAACGGCTACTTGGCAAACTAGCattagctagcaagctaacgCTGTCTCAGGCATTTAGCCTACCAATATTCTCTTGAAGAGAGCGTTCTCCTTCGGCGGTAGGGTGATTGAGGGCATTGTGTTGGCTTCCTATGCCTCTGTCGGTTCACACATGAATAATATCCTCCTGGAGTCAGAGATGCTGGACTGTCTCAGGCTCCTCTCTCTCACGTGTTGAAACCCAGGCCCCCTTCCGAGCAAAATGGCCGATGTGCTTCTCCTCCGGGTCAGGCTGCGCTCTGAGTCTGCGTGCCAAACACGGCCAAGGAGGGAAAAGATGCATTAGACAAAACGgtattttgaaaataatgacATGACACGGTGTTTTATTTAATGATACGTCATTTACAATTCACCCGGATACGTTCCAAAATAATACAACTCTAAAATAATACGTTTTGGCTGGAGAGTGCAGGTAGTTACGCTCCTGTATCCTGTGCACTGTCTCGAAAGTTGCACACCAAATTCCATTGAAATTTCTATACATTTAGCACTGCCTTGCTTCTCGGCAGATGATCCCTCTTTGTAAAATATTGCATTAATTATATGGATATGTTGTAAAAGTAGGTAAAGTTACACAGATAACAACACATCAAGCAGCACTTCACATATAATAGGACTCTAGTATCCTCAACCAAGAAATTAATTTGGTGGAAAAGGATAGTGGGGATTTTCTTAATATAAGTTAGTGATTTTTCAACAAAACATAATTCTGGTTACCTTAATGTAACTTAAGCCAAAATAGTTCGTCATAGggatttaaacattttcttaatgCATGCCCTGTTACGTACATGTTCACCGAGGATTCATGTTTGATGGTAATGATGGTGACTGAATAATGAAAATACAATCGCTTCACATTTATAATATAAAGATATTTGTTGAgtataaaaagacaaatgtcaTTAATAACAGTTCCCAAGAGTGTCCGAGCGACTTATCGGTGTTGCTGCCATCACCTACTCTCTCCTTGCAGGAAGCTTAATCAACCGCGGAGTGGCAGGAACGCAAATCGAACGGAGCTGTCATTTCACGTTAGCTACAATGACTTTCGACCGGTTATTATCTAGAGCTGTTTATTTCAGCAAAGGTAAGATTCTGACATAAATGGTAATTAATTCACGCTCATGATATTAAAAGACATGCCTTTTATCCTGATATTTACAACGAGAATGTCGTGTTTATTTTGAAGTCTGACCTTAGCTTAGCATTCTTGTAGCCCTGCAGTCGCAAGAGCGATTATTGTATCCTCATCTAAAGTTGTGCATTTCATGGCAGTGCATATTAGTATATTCATATAGTGTTTATCAAGTTAGCAATGTAATGCAATTTTACAGTGCTTTCTGAACTTTTGCAATCAGTGCTGCTCACCTTTGTGGAAACCCCACATCATTTTAGTGTGGATAGGAACAATTCTTCAGTTAGCTAGACGGTCCAGTTTGTTCCACAGCCGTCTTCCACCAAAACATACAGTGGAGCGTAGAGAGccaaactaaattaaaatacagtattatTGAAATGGAATACGGTCAGGCTAGGGTTCGTTCTTCTCACACTGATTTGGTAACGTTACTTCCCTTCATGGCTGTTCTGAGTACTGACTGCCAATGCCAAGacaatgttcatttttaattgaaaacaGTGTGGTTCCTCATACTCTTTTggtatttttttcagttggatcCAGGTCTGTATTCACAAGCTCCAAGCCGGACACTGCTAACCCCAACTGGTTTCGAGTGGGTCTTGCCTTTGGAACATCTGCTTTCCTCTGGGCCTTGGTAAATGACACACTATTTCACACAGAACATTTTGATTACATATaatctatatttaaaaaaaaaaaaaaaaaaaggtcagtgTTATGGGTAATTCACTCAGGGTTTCTTTTGGCCCATTGAGTTTATCTCTCATTAGTATGGAGAGGAGACTCTGTTAACCCATCATGACTGTATTACATGACTTACTGCAAGATAGTAATGAGGGAAAGTTTGAGCACACAGCACTTGGTCCACCATGCAGCACTTACTGTGTCACAAAtggcgcttttccattaccagtaccagctcaactcgcctcgactcgacTCTACTACACTCGGTTtggccctgctctgttttccattgcagatagtacccagagatagtacccttcaatgtagctggtcgtcatagagacgccacacacaactgccctGAGGTagtgttcaatgcgacacacacaccagcgatccacacagctttctcttttttaagttaaaacgtttcaacattcctcagaatgtaaagacagataagcggtatgaaaaccttccagctgttttttcctctgccgttgttgctggcctctgtctggcgcgcaatgatgatgcagtgaatagtgacgatcagcagtctgctgtgttttcacgtcaaaTTTTAGTATATACACTTATATATCATTTTGGTTTCCTTATTTTGTTGTAAAGATGCGGCAATTAAAAGCTCTCTCAAAATCCACTCATTAGTTGTTGATCTGCAGAACGCAGGGAATAATCTCAGATTATGATGGGACGTAGCTGAATATGAAGAATGTTCTGATATAGCCAGTTGGTACATCTAAATGACCGGAGGTATCTGTCTTCCACCCGCAGCTCTTCAAGCAGCACAGCACAGATGTACATGAGTACAAAGTGAGGAATGACCTGGAATAACCCATCACACTGGAATGTGAGTGTCTGTTTAgatgataataaaatgaaatatgaaataaaagcattttaccattattatgTGATACGTTTCTTGTCCTGTGTAGGAGGTCGCCTGGACCAGTCTAAAGGAAGCACCTGTTTGTCCGCTTGTTTCTGTTCTCCGCTGTTCCTGATTCCAAACTCTGAattctgtgtaaaataaaagaaactaCCATGTGAAATATACATTAGTCATGATCATTTTGTTCGCTGTTTCTTTGGTATTGGCATTGGTACTACCAGGAGTAGTTAagcatattttaaatgtttgaattctactttttaatgaatgaaCCAAATATCAGTATATAAACTTCGGTTGGTTCACATTTGCctgaaatataacaaaacaggTCACTTCTTGTCAGTGTATCGCCACCAAATAACATCAACATCACTTGTCTTCTGGTACAAGTTAAATTGTATACAGCTTAGTGACCTAACATTAATAATGTACattatgtgtttttgtaaacGGTTTAGCCTTCACTTTACCTAATGTAACCCCATGCATACACAGGTAGAACATGTATTGAAAACTAGTTATACGTTTCTCAGAAGGATAGGGTTTTTTTGTGAAGCGTATTCTACAGGTAAATGGACAGCTctctgacagaaacaaaatactACTGCTTTCCAAACCGT
This portion of the Micropterus dolomieu isolate WLL.071019.BEF.003 ecotype Adirondacks linkage group LG19, ASM2129224v1, whole genome shotgun sequence genome encodes:
- the ndufc1 gene encoding NADH dehydrogenase [ubiquinone] 1 subunit C1, mitochondrial isoform X2 is translated as MFDGSLINRGVAGTQIERSCHFTLATMTFDRLLSRAVYFSKVGSRSVFTSSKPDTANPNWFRVGLAFGTSAFLWALLFKQHSTDVHEYKVRNDLE
- the ndufc1 gene encoding NADH dehydrogenase [ubiquinone] 1 subunit C1, mitochondrial isoform X1, which produces MCFSSGSGCALSLRAKHGQGGKRCIRQNGSLINRGVAGTQIERSCHFTLATMTFDRLLSRAVYFSKVGSRSVFTSSKPDTANPNWFRVGLAFGTSAFLWALLFKQHSTDVHEYKVRNDLE